The following proteins come from a genomic window of Aspergillus oryzae RIB40 DNA, chromosome 4:
- a CDS encoding uncharacterized protein (predicted protein), which translates to MLLQAWLLLVLYASFTYSKVSPVNERCVTAVYTACGYIPFATPPEVPRGFYGSRCQNPWTVTSIYAAADVFCDPSERAAGFAQLQYSCQQFGHVNLIPRDALAANLTEDAINQMRTVDYGEISPSEPVDYPVLLSPSFYHRTFRTIDTWEFEVWTHSAYG; encoded by the exons ATGCTGCTCCAAGCCTGGCTATTGTTGGTGCTATATGCGTCGTTTACCTACAGCAAGGTTTCTCCTGTCAACGAGCGCTGTGTGACGGCAGTGTACACAGCGTGTGGGTATATTCCATTTGCCACACCCCCCGAAGTCCCTCGAGGATTCTATGGGTCGCGCTGTCAAAATCCGTGGACAGTTACCTCCATCTATGCTGCTGCCGATGTATTCTGCGATCCATCTGAGCGAGCGGCAGGTTTCGCTCAGCTCCAATACTCCTGTCAACAGTTCGGCCATGTTAATCTAATACCACGAGACGCTCTGGCCGCCAATCTGACTGAGGATGCTATTAATCAAATGAGAACGGTCGACTATGGTGAAATTTCTCCGTCGGAGCCAGTTGATTACCCTGTTCTCCTCTCGCCTTCGTTCTATCATCGTACATTCCGAACAATC GATACTTGGGAATTTGAGGTCTGGACCCATTCCGCCTATGGGTAA
- a CDS encoding DUF2945 domain-containing protein (predicted protein) encodes MVKGDVKDKHGDTIHEGDYVFTRIRGGSHQGEVERIVMDEQEAEEEGVKNPPKVRWSRLCRDFVEDIADITIHTIQVVFHDQRGKKVAHNPETLEKMEHE; translated from the exons ATGGTGAAAGGCGACGTTAAAGACAAGCACGGCGATACTATCCATGAGGGTGATTATGTCTTTACCCGCATTCGAGGTGGCTCACACCAAGGGGAG GTCGAAAGAATTGTCATGGACGAGCaggaagccgaagaggagggtgTCAAGAACCCCCCGAAGGTGAGATGGTCCCGACTTTGTAGAGACTTTGTAGAGGATATTGCTGATATCACCATTCACACTATTCAGGTCGTATTTCATGATCAGCGTGGCAAGAAAGTCGCGCATAATCCAGAGACCCTAGAAAAGATGGAACATGAATAG
- a CDS encoding uncharacterized protein (predicted protein) encodes MAPAKLGSKANSRKDGQPRTQMSWNNNNINTVGDNPPSVSSPSAADEADTISSRQLWQVIMRTQQVDLDLNLAEISAAWRFRRHLRTGNTLVLRRGDINAVMSAQAAASTTANTHAAATASAHTHVFSINSSASGNTTSNASAHAHSHTGIIYDVQGMAGPSNASGHHAMNSGNAGASRVRRASPRKGSRLQPTSQGSGAQQDS; translated from the exons ATGGCCCCCGCAAAACTAGGCTCTAAGGCGAACTCGAGGAAGGATGGCCAACCTCGAACTCAGATGTCATGGAACAATAACAATATTAACACTGTAGGCGACAACCCGCCCTCCGTCTCCAGTCCctctgctgctgatgaaGCTGACACCATCTCCTCACGTCAGCTGTGGCAAGTCATCATGCGCACACAGCAGGTAGACCTCGATTTGAACCTGGCTGAAATCTCCGCTGCCTGGC GCTTCCGTCGTCACCTCCGCACTGGAAACACTCTGGTGCTCCGCCGCGGCGACATCAACGCAGTCATGAGCGCTCAGGCAGCAGCCAGCACCACTGCCAATACCCATGCTGCTGCAACTGCGAGTGCCCACACCCACGTCTTTTCCATCAATAGTAGTGCCAGCGGCAACACTACCAGCAACGCGAGTGCTCACGCTCACTCTCATACCGGCATCATCTATGATGTTCAGGGAATGGCAGGTCCTAGCAACGCTAGTGGCCATCATGCTATGAATAGTGGTAACGCGG GTGCCAGCCGCGTCCGGAGGGCCTCCCCTCGGAAGGGTTCCCGCCTCCAACCCACCAGCCAGGGCTCTGGAGCTCAGCAGGACAGTTAG
- a CDS encoding sugar porter family MFS transporter (predicted transporter (major facilitator superfamily)): protein MTVEVKYDNGQLRDLLHSPYVFGAALLASFGGFSFGYDQGVISLILVMPQFREQFPETSPENPKYGFHTGFMTGMLELGAFIGCLFFPAVADRISRKWGLTVATVFFVIGAIIQTASMNYGTLVAGRFIGGVGVDTLAMGAPLYISEIAPPAWRGSLLVLESISIVIGAIVAYWITYGTRAIPGEWSFRLPFLLQMFPALIVGCAIHFFPFSPRWLAMRGREEDSLFALAKLRRRPVHDEQVQLEWKGILSEVRFQRQMLEKEYPDHQSRPLLVGLKQWVSLVRPKYFRRTLVALAIPFFQQFSGINAFVYYAPTFFEALGQSSETSLILSGMVNICQLVGGIPILMYLDRVGRRTMAIIGGVIMAIPHLIMAGLMNRYSNDWPSHKAIGWFCVALIYAYALAYAVSYGPLAWVLPAEVFPNSKRAKGVGAATAMNWLANFIIGVVVPEMLIKLGWGTFLFFGLFCVAAAIFSFLFVPETSGKSLEQIAVVFGDNLDGDERGLQEKIARETFENATARVLHVEKAGSA from the exons ATGACTGTTGAGGTCAAGTACGACAACGGACAACTGCGAGATCTTCTACACTCTCCTTATGTTTTTGGAGCAGCGCTACTCGCCTCGTTTGGCGGGTTCTCTTTTGGTTATG ATCAGGGTGTCATTTCCCTTATCTTGGTTATGCCGCAGTTCCGCGAACAGTTCCCCGAGACCTCTCCCGAAAACCCAAAATACGGATTCCATACCGGCTTTATGACGGGGATGCTCGAGCTGGGCGCTTTCATCGGGTGTCTATTTTTCCCAGCCGTTGCGGATCGCATCTCCCGGAAATGGGGGTTGACCGTGGCGACCGTATTCTTTGTTATTGGCGCTATAATTCAGACGGCATCGATGAACTATGGGACATTGGTGGCTGGAAGATTCATTGGGGGTGTCGGCGTGGACACACTGGCCATGGGGGCACCTTTATATATCTCGGAGATCGCTCCTCCGGCGTGGAGAGGATCATTGCTCGTGCTGGAATCTATTAGCATCGTTATTGGGGCAATTGTGGCATATTGGATCACTTATGGCACGAG GGCCATACCCGGCGAGTGGTCATTCCggcttccattccttctaCAGATGTTTCCTGCATTGATAGTGGGTTGTGCGATTCATTTCTTCCCATTCTCGCCTCGATGGCTCGCAATGCGCGGGAGGGAGGAAGATAGTCTCTTCGCTCTTGCGAAGCTGCGCCGACGCCCTGTGCACGATGAGCAGGTACAATTGGAATGGAAGGGTATCCTCTCCGAAGTGCGATTTCAGCGACAAATGCTCgaaaaagaatatccagacCACCAGTCTCGTCCACTTCTGGTCGGCCTGAAGCAGTGGGTTTCTCTCGTCCGCCCGAAGTATTTTCGACGAACACTTGTGGCATTGGCTATTCCGTTTTTTCAACAG TTCTCGGGAATCAACGCATTCGTCTACTACGCCCCGACATTCTTTGAAGCTCTCGGTCAAAGCAGCGAAACAtctctcatcctctccgGAATGGTCAATATCTGCCAGCTGGTCGGGGGTATACCAATCCTCATGTATCTGGACCGCGTCGGTCGTCGGACCATGGCCATAATCGGAGGAGTTATCATGGCCATACCACATCTAATCATGGCCGGACTGATGAACCGATACAGCAATGACTGGCCTTCCCACAAAGCAATTGGGTGGTTCTGCGTAGCCCTCATTT ATGCCTACGCACTCGCATACGCGGTATCCTACGGCCCCCTCGCCTGGGTCCTACCAGCAGAGGTATTCCCGAATTCCAAACGTGCAAAGGGTGTCGGCGCCGCGACTGCGATGAACTGGCTCGCCAACTTTATCATCGGGGTTGTTGTTCCGGAGATGCTCATTAAGCTTGGTTGGggtacttttcttttctttgggttgttCTGTGTGGCGGCGGCTATtttctcgtttctctttGTTCCGGAGACGTCTGGGAAGTCTCTTGAGCAGATTGCGGTTGTGTTTGGGGATAATTTGGATGGGGATGAGAGGGGGTTGCAGGAGAAGATTGCGAGGGAGACGTTTGAGAATGCGACGGCTAGGGTGTTGCATGTGGAGAAGGCTGGGTCGGCGTAG
- a CDS encoding uncharacterized protein (predicted protein) yields MKFFAVAALFATAAMAAPGSAPVPGAAAAAGNGNAPVINQTQQKAFTDACSAKGNHPVCCDQIDTSKTTTVNEGLLGGLLGEGLGGVLNNLVGGEPGACSGLVSALNKQCQTSIGCCQQNAKGDNYQSGLLNLNLQAPCLLSNGL; encoded by the exons atgaagttctTCGCTGTCGCTGCTCTCTTCGCCACCGCCGCCATGGCCGCTCCTGGTTCCGCTCCTGTGCccggtgctgctgctgctgccggcAACGGTAACGCCCCGGTTATCAACCAGACCCAGCAGAAGGCCTTCACAGACGCTTGCAGTGCTAAGGGCAACCACCCCGTCTGCTGCGACCAGATCGACACCTCCAAGACCACAACTGTGAACGAGGGACTTCTCGGTGGCCTCCTCGGTGAGGGCCTGGGTGGCGTTCTTAACAACCTTGTTGGTGGCGAGCCTGGCGCTTGCAGTG GTCTTGTTTCTGCCCTCAACAAGCAATGCCAGACCAGCATCGGTTGCTGCCAGCAGAACGCCAAGGGCGACAACTACCAG AGCggcctcctcaacctcaacctccaGGCTCCTTGCCTTCTCAGCAATGGTCTGTAA
- a CDS encoding beta-glucosidase (beta-glucosidase-related glycosidases) — protein MHAIAGLTGLLAGVSLSYAAPTHENITSDAYFYGQSPAVYPSPEGTGSGAWASAYEKAKAFVANLTPEEKVNLTAGTDADNGCSGNIPAIPRLNFPGLCVSDAGNGLRSTDHVNAWSSGIHTGASWNKDLAQKRGLHMGSEYHKKGVNVLLGPVVGPLGRIAEGGRNWEGFSVDPYHSGLLVYETIRGIQAAGVGTSTKHYIANEQETNRNPESTDGIDVAAVSSNIDDKTMHELYLWPFQDVVRAGSVSIMCSYQRINNSYGCQNSKTLNGLLKTELGFQGYVMTDWGAQHGGIASSNAGLDMVMPSSTLWNSNLTDAIANGTMEASRLDDMATRIIASWYQMNQDAGFPSPGVGMPADVYAPHQAIIGKSSDSRKVLLQSAIEGHVLVKNKNNTLPLKSPEMISVFGYDAKGPDSLGFALEWLSYSPAIQPNHTLIVGGGSGGNSPAYISAPLDALQQQVIEDGSSILWNISAQDPEVDPNTDACLVFINSYATEGYDRAGLVDEGSDELVTNVASKCSNTIVTIHNAGIRLVNNWIDHENVTAVIFAHLPGQDSGRALVELLYGRSNPSGKLPYTVAKSADDYGALLHPKLPEGQYGLFPQDDFSEGVYIDYRAFDKQGIEPQFEFGFGLSYTTFDYSGLNIGQVSDNSTSRYPPSAAIQEGGNPHLWDVILRVSVDITNSGPVAGDEVAQLYVGIPNGPVRQLRGFEKVNIPVGQTVTVEFALGRRDLSTWDVVAQEWLLQSGTYQVYVGRSSRDLPLQGEFTI, from the exons ATGCACGCCATTGCGGGGTTGACTGGCCTTTTGGCCGGTGTTTCGCTGTCCTATGCTGCTCCGACGCATGAGAATATCACTAGCGATGCATATTTCTATGGACAGTCACCTGCTGTTTATCCTTCCC CTGAGGGTACGGGCTCCGGAGCATGGGCATCTGCTTACGAAAAGGCGAAGGCATTCGTCGCGAATCTCACGCcagaggagaaggtgaaccTTACCGCTGGTACGGATGCCGATAATGGCTGCTCGGGAAATATCCCGGCCATCCCGAGGTTGAACTTTCCCGGGTTATGTGTGTCTGATGCTGGGAACGGTTTG AGAAGTACAGACCATGTTAATGCTTGGTCGAGTGGTATCCATACTGGTGCAAG CTGGAACAAGGACCTTGCACAGAAAAGAGGCCTCCACATGGGCAGTGAATACCACAAGAAGGGAGTCAACGTTCTTCTGGGTCCCGTGGTAGGCCCACTTGGTCGCATAGCAGAAGGTGGCCGGAACTGGGAAGGCTTTTCGGTGGACCCTTACCACAGTGGTCTGTTGGTGTACGAGACAATCCGTGGTATTCAGGCTGCAGGTGTGGGTACCTCGACTAAG CATTATATCGCCAACGAGCAGGAAACCAACCGAAACCCGGAAAGCACCGACGGTATTGATGTCGCCGCCGTCTCATCCAATATCGATGACAAGACCATGCATGAACTGTATCTGTGGCCGTTCCAGGACGTGGTTCGTGCGGGTAGTGTGTCGATCATGTGCTCCTACCAGCGCATTAACAATTCCTATGGATGTCAGAACAGCAAGACGTTGAATGGGTTGCTGAAGACGGAACTTGGATTCCAGG GTTATGTTATGACCGATTGGGGTGCCCAGCATGGTGGTATTGCTTCATCGAACGCTGGCTTGGATATGGTCATGCCATCAAGTACCTTGTGGAATTCGAATCTTACCGATGCTATTGCCAATGGGACCATGGAGGCATCAAGGCTCGATGACATGGCGACTAG GATTATCGCATCGTGGTACCAGATGAACCAGGATGCTGGATTCCCGTCACCAGGAGTAGGGATGCCAGCGGATGTATACGCGCCACACCAAGCCATCATCGGAAAGTCCTCCGATTCAAGAAAAGTACTTCTTCAGAGTGCCATTGAAGGACACGTTCTGgtaaaaaacaagaacaacaccCTTCCCTTGAAGTCACCAGAGATGATCTCCGTATTTGGATACGATGCAAAGGGGCCTGACAGTCTAGGCTTCGCATTGGAGTGGCTTAGCTATAGCCCGGCCATCCAACCAAATCACACGTTGATTGTGGGCGGGGGTTCTGGTGGAAACTCTCCTGCGTATATTAGTGCACCTTTGgatgctctccagcagcaagtGATCGAAGACGGTAGCTCCATTCTATGGAACATTTCCGCCCAAGACCCAGAGGTTGACCCGAACACGGATGCCTGTCTCGTGTTCATTAACAGCTATGCAACGGAAGGGTACGACCGTGCTGGACTAGTTGACGAGGGAAGCGATGAACTAGTGACCAACGTCGCTAGCAAGTGCAGCAACACCATAGTAACCATCCACAACGCTGGTATCCGGCTAGTCAATAACTGGATCGACCACGAGAACGTCACCGCGGTTATATTCGCTCATCTCCCAGGTCAAGACTCCGGCCGTGCACTGGTGGAGTTGCTCTACGGCCGCTCCAACCCATCTGGCAAGCTCCCGTACACAGTTGCCAAGAGTGCAGACGACTACGGTGCCCTGTTGCATCCCAAGCTGCCGGAGGGACAGTATGGACTCTTCCCGCAGGACGACTTCAGCGAGGGAGTATACATCGACTACCGCGCCTTCGACAAGCAAGGCATCGAGCCGCAATTCGAATTCGGATTCGGACTGTCATACACCACATTCGACTATTCTGGACTGAACATCGGTCAGGTCAGCGATAACTCCACTAGTCGTTATCCTCCATCCGCCGCCAtccaagaaggtggaaaCCCTCACCTGTGGGATGTAATCCTCCGGGTGTCTGTTGATATCACGAACAGCGGACCCGTGGCAGGTGACGAGGTTGCGCAGCTTTACGTGGGTATCCCCAATGGACCGGTCCGACAGCTTCGCGGGTTCGAGAAAGTCAATATCCCAGTTGGACAGACGGTGACGGTGGAGTTTGCTTTGGGAAGACGGGACTTGAGTACCTGGGATGTGGTGGCGCAGGAATGGTTGCTTCAATCTGGGACATATCAAGTGTATGTGGGAAGATCTAGTCGGGATCTGCCTCTGCAGGGGGAGTTCACTATCTGA
- a CDS encoding putative MFS transporter (uncharacterized conserved protein): protein MGNDPVYVSEGFTPGMNGQRSLVHRVYTYPWFQIVLISFICFCCPGMYNALTGIGGSGQVDGTVAANANVALLSAMAGTALFVVGPIFDRIGPRACLLIGGWTYPLYSGSLLCFNRTANGAFVIAAGAILGIGASFLWVAQGAIMTTYVPESQKGRAIAAFWIIFNLGGGIGSLASFGMNYHSTSGTVSDGTYIALLIIMAIGWLMGALICPPKSVRVSTLQTTPETEKNWLHVAKLTVKTVCDWRVISILPLFFCANVFYSYQQNTVNGMTFNIRSRSLNGALYWIAQMFGGLIMGFLLDVPGLNRQWRARLNWLFLFVTGMAIWGGGYAFQLWYDRRVAEGKKQDVDFTDSSISVGPMFLYIFYGMYDAFWQSFCYWLMGAQSNSPAVAAILVGAYKTFQSVGGAMAWRLDAMGKSPMLQFAVDWGLCMGSLVIAIPAVLAVTLTNTDQETLDEVDIKHRQDDTTADGPKP from the exons ATGGGCAACGATCCGGTCTATGTATCTGAGGGATTCACCCCCGGGATGAATGGGCAACGGTCCTTGGTACACCGGGTGTATACTTACCCGTGGTTTCAAATCGTGTTAATTAGTTTCATCTGTTTTTGCTGTCCCGGC ATGTACAATGCCCTCACTGGGATTGGAGGCTCCGGCCAAGTCGACGGGACCGTAGCGGCAAATGCGAACGTTGCTTTACTCTCCGCCATGGCTGGCACGGCACTCTTCGTCGTTGGACCTATCTTCGACCGCATCGGACCTCGGGCCTGTCTGCTGATTGGAGGCTGGACATATCCATTGTATTCCGGAAGTCTTCTATGCTTCAACC GTACGGCGAACGGTGCCTTTGTTATCGCAGCTGGAGCCATCCTCGGTATCGGTGCATCATTCCTCTGGGTGGCCCAAGGTGCGATCATGACGACGTACGTCCCAGAATCGCAGAAAGGCCGCGCCATTGCAGCCTTCTGGATTATCTTCAATCTGGGCGGCGGCATTGGTTCCTTGGCCAGTTTCGGTATGAATTACCACTCAACGAGTGGAACCGTTTCGGACGGCACGTACATCGCTTTGCTCATTATCATGGCCATCGGATGGCTCATGGGGGCTCTGATTTGCCCGCCGAAATCAGTGCGAGTGTCAACTCTGCAAACCACCCCCGAGACCGAAAAGAATTGGCTCCACGTCGCGAAGCTCACCGTGAAAACGGTTTGTGACTGGAGAGTGATCTCCATACTCCCGCTATTCTTTTGCGCTAATGTATTCTACTCGTATCAGCAAAACACCGTCAACGGAATGACATTCAACATCCGGTCCCGCTCCTTGAACGGTGCCTTGTACTGGATCGCACAGATGTTCGGCGGACTCATCATGGGCTTCCTGCTGGATGTCCCTGGTCTGAATCGTCAATGGCGGGCTCGACTTAACTGGCTATTCCTATTCGTCACGGGGATGGCGATCTGGGGTGGAGGATACGCGTTTCAACTCTGGTACGATCGTCGCGTGGCGGAGGGCAAGAAGCAAGATGTCGACTTCACTGATAGCAGCATCTCCGTTGGGCCCATGTtcctctacatcttctaTGGCATGTACGATGCCTTCTGGCAGTCGTTCTGCTACTGGTTGATGGGCGCTCAGTCGAACTCTCCCGCGGTGGCCGCCATCCTTGTGGGGGCGTACAAAACCTTCCAGAGCGTGGGTGGTGCGATGGCGTGGCGACTGGATGCGATGGGCAAGTCGCCAATGCTGCAATTTGCAGTCGACTGGGGCCTGTGTATGGGTTCGCTTGTCATTGCCATTCCGGCGGTGTTGGCCGTCACTCTCACCAATACGGATCAAGAAACGCTCGACGAGGTGGATATTAAACATAGGCAGGACGATACGACTGCGGACGGTCCTAAACCGTGA
- a CDS encoding transcription factor domain-containing protein (predicted protein), producing the protein MISKASCESVPLPATVDEEYIPTASGVEATQPADQPSVMAFYAKSLELYEIMNDILLSLYKPVPEENPEDMYDLYFNKENNQGERTIFELDRALSKWSQSLPSHLRGYSPASSTDVVFHHQSVVLRARFLHVRMLLFRPILSRYCAARDITVPDSLVSLGDSLPQRIAWQCSAICVKVAQEVIELIYENIPADGSSGPLPAWWYNILFLDEVTEAAITRSWNCALEILRKYQSYSTSARRCVAALEILYERVVSERPPSHEPSASHQQQSAASNAIDDMSLGEGMNAIFMEGFDWPDFQDMSWLNSVPSNLH; encoded by the exons ATGATATCGAAAGCATCCTGTGAATCAGTACCCTTGCCCGCCACAGTGGATGAGGAATACATTCCGACAGCTTCAGGCGTCGAAGCCACACAGCCAGCCGATCAGCCATCTGTGATGGCATTCTATGCCAAGTCACTTGAGTTGTACGAAATCATGAACGATATCTTACTGAGCTTATACAAACCTGTCCCCGAAGAGAATCCAGAGGACATGTATGATTTATatttcaacaaagaaaataatcagGGTGAGCGAACGATCTTTGAACTTGATCGAGCTCTATCCAAGTGGAGCCAAAGTCTTCCGTCACATCTACGGGGGTATTCACCAGCTAGCTCTACCGATGTTGTGTTTCACCACCAGAGTGTGGTTCTTAGAGCGAG ATTTCTGCATGTCCGTATGCTCCTGTTTCGTCCGATATTATCCAGGTACTGTGCAGCTCGCGATATCACGGTCCCTGATTCTCTCGTTTCACTCGGCGATTCACTTCCCCAACGAATCGCCTGGCAGTGCTCAGCTATATGCGTCAAGGTAGCTCAAGAAGTAATCGAACTCATTTACGAGAACATCCCAGCGGACGGCTCATCCGGCCCTCTTCCAGCTTGGTGGTACAACATCCTCT TCCTGGACGAAGTGACCGAAGCGGCAATTACAAGGTCTTGGAACTGTGCTTTGGAAATTCTTAGGAAGTACCAAAGTTACAGCACATCCGCACGCCGATGTGTAGCGGCTCTAGAAATCCTCTACGAGAGAGTTGTGTCAGAACGGCCCCCATCTCATGAACCATCCGCCAGTCATCAGCAACAAAGTGCGGCGTCTAATGCAATCGATGACATGTCTCTTGGAGAGGGCATGAATGCTATCTTCATGGAAGGCTTTGATTGGCCGGATTTCCAGGACATGTCATGGTTGAACAGTGTGCCCAGTAACTTACACTAA
- a CDS encoding uncharacterized protein (predicted protein) has product MPITWTAEADAKLLLGFVDQCKDANFKLDYNKLAAYVGPDVTACAVVNHVIRLRKLIAQEGGGSAASTPVTSPAKSKSTPKRKGAGVAKTPTKIAKRDIKREREMGDEDEDMMPVQVVIEVKKEAEEEVEE; this is encoded by the exons atgccCATAACCTGGACCGCCGAAGCCGACGCAAAG CTTCTCCTCGGATTCGTTGACCAGTGCAAAGATGCCAACTTCAAGCTCGATTACAATAAGCTGGCTGCGTATGTGGGTCCAG ATGTAACTGCCTGCGCAGTCGTCAACCATGTCATTCGTCTCCGGAAATTGATTGCCCAAGAGGGAGGGGGCTCTGCTGCGAGTACTCCTGTTACTTCGCCGGCTAAGTCGAAGTCTAcgccgaagagaaagggggCTGGGGTCGCGAAGACGCCGACGAAGATCGCAAAGAGAGATATTAAGcgggagagagaaatgggggatgaggatgaggatatgatGCCTGTGCAGGTGGTCATTGAAGTTAAGAAGGAGGccgaagaggaggttgaagagTAG
- a CDS encoding uncharacterized protein (predicted protein), with product MVGKAEKSSWEASLPLEGVYPAVPTQQAEDMSSHPDNPRNWPIWKKNVQILMVAFHSMVATFMAAGIIPAFDSMAEEYGVTVPEASYLTSIQVRILVLGLTPFLWKPITCIYGRYHVSLVSVLGSLACNIGGARCTTYGAQMATRVLTAILISPPIGIGSGVITELCEPEERAQKLGWWTLMTTLGTPAGPFIMGFVAKHIGFEWIYWIYVMINFAQFLAYLLLGEETMYVAGDAGDGKGGPTSKFIPRRIDPRPLKPREFIESIFLYRYPRILIPTIAQCVVFCYANTAIIVEMPIAFGQKFHFDAQQIGLQYIAVIIGSLIGEQVSGPMSDWFMKALSQRRGYFRPADRLWLSYIGFATVIAGLLTWGFQLDNATSWNVTPCVGAAIASFGNQILTTILISFAVDCYKDQSTDIGVFVNFVRHVYGFVRHIQTLRYHITHEANIES from the exons ATGGTGGGGAAAGCGGAAAAAAGTAGTTGGGAAGCGTCTCTCCCTCTCGAGGGCGTATATCCCGCGGTTCCTACCCAGCAGGCTGAAGACATGTCCAGCCACCCCGATAATCCACGTAATTGGCCAATTTGGAAAAAGAATGTTCAAATCCTAATGGTCGCTTTTCATTCGATGGTGGCGACCTTCATGGCTGCAGGGATTATCCCAGCATTTGATTCTATGGCTGAAGAGTATGGCGTGACAGTGCCCGAGGCGAGCTATCTAACATCGATACAAGTCCGT ATCCTGGTGTTGGGGCTCACACCGTTCCTTTGGAAACCGATTACCTGCATTTACGGTCGATACCACGTGTCGCTGGTCTCCGTTCTGGGTAGTCTGGCCTGCAATATTGGTGGAGCCAGGTGCACAACGTACGGAGCACAGATGGCGACACGGGTTCTCACTGCGATACTCATCTCACCCCCGATTGGCATTGGAAGTGGTGTCATCACTGAGCTCTGTGAGCCTGAAGAAAGAGCACAGAAGCTGGGTTGGTGGACATTGATGACCACTCTTGGGACTCCGGCGGGGCCGTTTATCATGGGTTTCGTCGCAAAGCATATTGGTTTCGAGTGGATTTATTGGATATATGTGATGATAAACTTCGCGCAGTTCCTCGCTTACCTACTGCTGGGCGAGGAGACGATGTATGTCGCCGGGGATGCTGGCGATGGGAAGGGTGGTCCCACGAGCAAGTTTATCCCCCGCCGAATCGATCCACGCCCTCTAAAACCTCGCGAGTTCATAGAGTCGATCTTCCTGTACCGGTATCCGCGAATTTTGATTCCTACGATTGCTCAATGTGTTGTCTTTTGCTATGCCAATACGGCCATCATCGTTGAGATGCCCATCGCCTTTGGCCAAAAGTTTCATTTCGACGCTCAGCAGATCGGACTGCAGTATATTGCAGTTATTATCGGAAGTCTTATCGGGGAACAAGTGAGCGGGCCTATGTCAGACTGGTTTATGAAAGCTCTCAGTCAAAGACGAGGCTACTTCCGACCGGCTGATCGCTTATGGCTTTCGTATATTGGGTTCGCAACCGTCATTGCGGGACTCTTGACATGGGGATTCCAACTGGACAATGCCACATCCTGGAATGTCACTCCCTGTGTAGGTGCGGCTATTGCGAGTTTTGGCAATCAGATCCTGACCACGATTCTCATTTCGTTCGCGGTGGATTGCTACAAGGATCAATCGACCGACATTGGTGTGTTTGTCAACTTCGTCCGCCACGTTTATGGTTTTGTAAGACATATTCAGACCCTGCGATATCATATCACCCACGAAGCTAATATCGAATCCTAG
- a CDS encoding fungal specific transcription factor domain-containing protein (predicted protein) has protein sequence MAVDRRVTSPHRRTSDTILGASHAPGLMSTRSEKPTSVQNYVLPPRKTADSLMGVYWSFVFPLYPLVDGIRLRAEYEKVWTGEPLESDESMLMCTFNVIFALACQLADFIPPEEREASADAFFSRAKDLLQFNLWDTGSAALIQCLLLMAQYLQSTDSAHQCWIVTGLAIRNAQSLGLHLPQTIARLPSPQEQQLARKIWHGCVLMDRYGVPHLLNL, from the coding sequence ATGGCCGTCGACAGAAGAGTCACCTCACCCCACCGGCGAACATCAGACACCATTCTCGGAGCATCCCATGCCCCAGGTCTCATGAGCACGAGATCGGAAAAACCTACTAGCGTTCAGAACTATGTCCTCCCACCGAGAAAGACGGCAGATAGCCTGATGGGAGTTTATTGGTCTTTCGTATTTCCCCTCTACCCGCTTGTTGATGGTATCCGGTTGCGGGCCGAATATGAGAAGGTCTGGACGGGTGAACCTCTCGAAAGTGACGAATCTATGCTCATGTGTACATTTAACGTCATCTTTGCTCTAGCCTGCCAGCTAGCTGACTTTATACCCCCTGAGGAGCGCGAGGCATCCGCAGACGCATTCTTTTCACGCGCaaaggatcttctccagttCAACCTTTGGGACACAGGGTCTGCTGCCCTCATTCAATGTCTGCTTTTGATGGCGCAGTACCTACAAAGCACTGACTCAGCGCACCAGTGTTGGATCGTTACGGGTCTGGCTATACGAAATGCCCAAAGCTTAGGCTTGCATCTTCCGCAAACTATTGCCCGACTCCCGAGTCCACAGGAGCAGCAGCTAGCACGTAAAATATGGCACGGATGTGTGCTGATGGATAGGTATGGCGTGCCTCACTTATTGAATTTGTAA